The Streptomyces uncialis genomic interval GCCCTCAAGGCGGAGATCGAGGCCGACCCGGAGCTGGTCGCCCGGATCAGGGCGAAGTACGAGATCAAGAACACCAACGGCTACCGTCTCGACGCGTTCCTCGACGGAGCGACCCCCGTGCAGATCATGCGGGGCCTCATGGTGGGTTCCGAGGGCACGTTCGGATTCATCTCCGACATCGTCTTCGACACCCTCCCCCTGGACCGGCGGATCACCACCGCCCTGCTCTTCTTCCCCTCCCTCACCGCGGCGGCCGCGGCCGTGCCGGTGTTCAACGCGGCCGGAGCCCTCGCCGTGGAGCTGATGGACGGCAACACGCTCCGGGCCTCGGTCAGTGTGCAGGGGGTCCCGTCGGACTGGGCCGACCTGCCGCGGTCGACGGCCGCGCTGCTGGTGGAGTTCCGCGCCGCGGACCTCGCGGGACAGGAAGCGTACGAGGAGGCCGCACAGGCCGCCATGTCGCGGCTGGACCTCGTCGCACCGGTTGCCTCGGTGACCAACGCCTTCACCCGGGACACGAGGACGATCAGCGGCTACTGGAAGGCCCGCAAGGCGTTCGTCACCGCCGTCGGCGGCTCACGGCCCTCCGGCACGACGCTGATCACCGAGGACTTCGCCGTTCCGCCGTCGCGGCTCGCGGACGCGTGCGAGGCGCTGATCGAGCTCCAGACCCGGCACGGCTTCGACGCCGCGGTCGCCGGCCACGCGGCCCACGGCAATCTCCACTTCCTGCTCGCCTTCGACGCGGGCAGACCCGAGGACGTCGACCGGTACGCCGCGTTCATGGACGAGTTCTGCCGACTGACGGTCGAACGCTTCGACGGCTCGCTCAAGGCCGAGCACGCCACCGGACGCAACATCGCGCCCTTCCTTGAGCTGGAGTGGGGCCCCACCGCGACGGCACTGATGTGGCGGATCAAGGAACTCATCGACCCGGACGGTGTCCTCGCCCCCCGTGTCGTCCTGGACCGGGACCCCCGGGCCCATCTGCGGGGCCTCAAGACGATCCCCCGGATCGAACTGATCGCCGATCCGTGCATCGAGTGCGGCTTCTGCGAACCCACCTGTCCCAGCCAGGACGTCACCACCACACCCCGTCAGCGGATCGTGCTGCGGCGCGAGATGATGCGACAGCCAGCCGGTTCCGACGTCGAGGAAGAGCTGCTCGACGCGTACGGCTACGACGCCGTCGACACCTGCGCCGGTGACTCGACGTGCAAGCTGGCCTGCCCGGTGGGCATCGACACCGGGGCGATGATGAAGGACTTCCGGCACGCCCGGCACTCCCCGCGCGAGGAGCGGGTCGCCGCCTTCACCGCCAAGAACTTCAAAGCCGTCGAGGCGTCGGCCCGACTCGCCGTGGCCGCCGCGGACCGCGTCAGCGACCGGCTGCTGACAGCTGTCACCCGCACGGCACGCAAGGCGGTACGACCCGACCTCGTACCGGAGTGGCTGCCCGTAGTGCCCGGCGCGGCACCGCGCGGACTGCCCCGCACCGCGCGCGCGGACGCCACCGCCGTCTACTACCCGGCCTGCGTCAACCGCATCTTCGGCGGCCCCGAGGGCCGGGAGGGGCCGTCGCTGCCGGAGGCCGTGGTGGCGGTGTCCGCCCGCGCCGGGAAGCCGGTATGGATCCCTGACGATGTGTCCGGGACGTGCTGCGCCACCATCTGGCACTCCAAGGGCTACGACTCCGGGAACGCGGTCATGGCCAACAGGATCGTGGAGGCGGCCTGGGCCTGGACGAACGGCGGCAGGCTCCCGCTGGTGGTGGACGCGTCCTCCTGCACGCTCGGCATCGCCCACGAGGTCGTCCCCTATCTCACCCCGGAGAACAAGCGGCTGCACCAGGAATTGACCGTCGTCGACTCCATCGTCTGGGCGGCCGAGGAACTTCTGCCGGGGCTCACCGTCCACCGGACCATCGACTCCGCGGTGCTGCATCCCACCTGCTCCATGCGTCACCTCGGTGACGAGGAGCAGCTCCGCGCGGTCGCGGAGGTGTGCGCCGACGAGGTGGTGGTGCCGGACGACGCCGGGTGCTGCGCCTTCGCGGGCGACCGCGGGATGCTGCACAAGGAGCTCACGGAGTCCGCGACCCGCAAGGAGGCCGCTGCCGTGACTTCCCGTCACTTCGACGCCCATCTGTCGGCGAACCGGATGTGCGAGGTCGGCATGGACCATGCGACGGGCCGCAGCTACTACTCGGTCCTGCTGGAGCTGGAGCGCGCCACACGTCCGGAAGGTTCGTGAGCGGTCTCTCGTTCCGTACGGCCGGGGGCGGTGCGCGTCTCCGGCCGCCTCCGGAACGGAAGGGCGAAGCGGCCAGGGGAACCGCGGCTATGTCCGCAGTCGCGCCTTGTCCCCCATCACCACGACAGGTCGCAGTTCGGGGTCGAGGGTGCGCAGCAGATACTCCATCCCGGACCGCGACAGGCTCACACATCCCGATGTGCCGCCGCCGTGGTCCAGGTGGAACCAGATGCTCCCGCCCTTCGACCCGCCCTGCGGCCGTACCGGATCGTTCGGCGGGACACCCCTGACCCGGTTGTAGTCGATGGCTATGACGTAGTCGAAGTCGTTCCAGTAGCGCTCGGCCCAGTGGCGGGGCGCCTGGAACGCCGCCGACCGTGTGTACGGCAGTTTCGCCCCGGGGTCGGGCAGCACTCCGCCCGCGTCGGACAGCGAGAAGACCCCCACCGGGCTGCGCTTGTCGTCCTCCCGGTGATCGGGGGTCCACCCCTTCCGTCCGTTGTGCGCGCGCCAGCTCCTTGCCTTGCGCCAGCCGGTCCCGTCCTTGGTGTACAGCACGACCGTCGCGTCGGCGGAGTCGGCGTGGTCCCCGTACACCGCGACGACCTGGCGGGCGGCGGACGGAATACGCCGGTGGGTCCGGTCACCGACGCCGGGGACACGGTCGAATCTGCTGGGACGGGCCCCGGGCCGGGCCGAGGGGGAACTCGTGGCGCCGTCGGTGACCGTCCGTCTCCCGTCGGGGCGGGCATCGTCGCCCGTGGATCCGCAGGCGGCCAGGGGAACGAGCAGCGCGGCGCAGGTCGCCGCGGCGACCGCGGCGCGTGTCAGGGCGGCGACAGGCATGCGCCCCATGCTCGCATCGGCCGAACAGCGCGATGACCGTGCGACGGACCGCCGTACGCATTCAGGCGCGATCTTTGCCGTGATCCGGAAAATCGTTTGCCTGACGGGCGCTGAAAGGTGAGGCTTTCACGGTTTGCACCCACCGGCAGCCGCATCCGGTGTCCGTGCCCTCGCCCACGTCTTCAGCCATGTCCTACCCCTTTGCCCGCAGGTGAGCGCCCCATATGCCCGCGGGTGAGCGCCGACCCATGTCCTGATCCTGTCCTCGATCACCGTGCGGGACGTCGTCCCCGATGGCGTCCGCTCCCTACGTACCCCCACTCCGTACGCCGACGGCTTCACCGCCACGCGTCTCTCCCCGACACCCCCGACCGCCATCCAAGTCCTGGGACACCATGCGCATCCAAGACCTCCCGTACGCCGACCCTGGTGTACCCGACACCCGCTCGGGCCCGCGGTTCCTGTTCTGGCTCGGTCGCAATCAACTGGGCGGACAGCTCAAGGCCCTCCTATGGGGGCTCGTCCACTTCATGGCCATCGCCGGTCTGCCGTTCGCGGTCGGCTATGCCGTACAGGCCGTCGTCGACCGGTCGGGTACCCGGCTCGCCCTCGCGGGCGGACTGCTCGGGCTGCTCGGACTCTGTGTCGCTCTCGGCGACACCATGGTGCACCGTGCCGCGGTCACCAATTGGATCACCGTCGCGGCCCGTGTCCAGCAGCTCCTGGCGCGCAAGACCGCCCTCCTCGGCGCCGCCCTGACCCGACGGGTGGCGGCCGGAGAAGTCGTCGCGGTCTCCACCGGTGACGTCGAGAAGATCGGGTGGTTCGTCGAGACGCTGTCCCGCTTCGCCGCCGCCGTGCTCACCATCGTCCTCGTCTGCGTCGGTCTCGTCGTGTACGAACCCGCCCTCGGGGTCATCGTCGCGATCGGCGTTCCGGTGCTGGCGCTGTCCGTGCTGCCGATGCTGCCGGCCGCCACCCGCCGGGCGGACATCCAGCGGGAGAAGGCGGGATACGCCACAGAACTCGCGTCCGACACGGTCGCCGGGCTCCGTGTCCTGCGCGGCATCGGCGGCGAGGAACTCTTCCTCGGCCGGTACCGCGGGGCCTCCCAGGAGGTCCGCAAGGCCGCCGTTCGCAGCGCCAGGATGTGGGCGCTGATCTCGGCGATCCAGGTGCTGCTCCCGGGCGTTCTGCTGATCGTCGTCGTATGGCGTGGCGTGCAGCTCGCGCAGGACGGCCTGATCTCGGTGGGCGCGCTCGTCACGGTGTACAGCGCGGTCACCCTGCTGAGTTTTCCGATCCGGCACGTGGAGGAGATCGCCATGGCCTACTCCTTCTCGCGTCCTTCGGCGACCCGCGCCGCGCGGGTGCTGGCGCTGGAGCGGGCGGTGGACGAGCGGGGCCGC includes:
- a CDS encoding L,D-transpeptidase family protein; amino-acid sequence: MPVAALTRAAVAAATCAALLVPLAACGSTGDDARPDGRRTVTDGATSSPSARPGARPSRFDRVPGVGDRTHRRIPSAARQVVAVYGDHADSADATVVLYTKDGTGWRKARSWRAHNGRKGWTPDHREDDKRSPVGVFSLSDAGGVLPDPGAKLPYTRSAAFQAPRHWAERYWNDFDYVIAIDYNRVRGVPPNDPVRPQGGSKGGSIWFHLDHGGGTSGCVSLSRSGMEYLLRTLDPELRPVVVMGDKARLRT
- a CDS encoding ABC transporter ATP-binding protein — protein: MRIQDLPYADPGVPDTRSGPRFLFWLGRNQLGGQLKALLWGLVHFMAIAGLPFAVGYAVQAVVDRSGTRLALAGGLLGLLGLCVALGDTMVHRAAVTNWITVAARVQQLLARKTALLGAALTRRVAAGEVVAVSTGDVEKIGWFVETLSRFAAAVLTIVLVCVGLVVYEPALGVIVAIGVPVLALSVLPMLPAATRRADIQREKAGYATELASDTVAGLRVLRGIGGEELFLGRYRGASQEVRKAAVRSARMWALISAIQVLLPGVLLIVVVWRGVQLAQDGLISVGALVTVYSAVTLLSFPIRHVEEIAMAYSFSRPSATRAARVLALERAVDERGRGGPPSGSGSGSGSGSGKTVGAVADGPLTDTGLPSGDLYDPATGLLAPTGLLTAVVCGDPDIAGRLAERLGGHASLDAPLPPSVLLGGTALDELPLGDARTAVLVQDKDPVLLSGTLRELLDIPASGGVSAERALDAAQCGDVLDALSQSSADATDPFDARITERGRSLSGGQRQRLALARSLVTDPEVLVLDEPTSAVDSHTEDRIAEGVRTLRDGRTTVVLTSSPLLLDRADRVVLIHDGEVMAIGTHRELLGNDPRYRAIVTRETEEASPSPEHTARRTVPASPSDQTSAETEGPHDLDAPYAREALAEIEEKA
- a CDS encoding FAD-binding and (Fe-S)-binding domain-containing protein is translated as MPLLEPDPDILRPTSRPAAPAPDRVRDDRSPGTPEPLRGDLVALLGEDKVLTGVSDLVRYASDASPYRFMPQVVVVAEDLDDISAVLSYARGKGREVVFRAAGTSLNGQAQGEDILVDVRRHWAGVQVLDEGARVRVGPGTTVVRVNAALARHGRVLGPDPASAIACTVGGVVANNASGMTAGTTRNSYRTVASLTFVLPSGTVVDTADPGADAALAHAEPALCEGLLALKAEIEADPELVARIRAKYEIKNTNGYRLDAFLDGATPVQIMRGLMVGSEGTFGFISDIVFDTLPLDRRITTALLFFPSLTAAAAAVPVFNAAGALAVELMDGNTLRASVSVQGVPSDWADLPRSTAALLVEFRAADLAGQEAYEEAAQAAMSRLDLVAPVASVTNAFTRDTRTISGYWKARKAFVTAVGGSRPSGTTLITEDFAVPPSRLADACEALIELQTRHGFDAAVAGHAAHGNLHFLLAFDAGRPEDVDRYAAFMDEFCRLTVERFDGSLKAEHATGRNIAPFLELEWGPTATALMWRIKELIDPDGVLAPRVVLDRDPRAHLRGLKTIPRIELIADPCIECGFCEPTCPSQDVTTTPRQRIVLRREMMRQPAGSDVEEELLDAYGYDAVDTCAGDSTCKLACPVGIDTGAMMKDFRHARHSPREERVAAFTAKNFKAVEASARLAVAAADRVSDRLLTAVTRTARKAVRPDLVPEWLPVVPGAAPRGLPRTARADATAVYYPACVNRIFGGPEGREGPSLPEAVVAVSARAGKPVWIPDDVSGTCCATIWHSKGYDSGNAVMANRIVEAAWAWTNGGRLPLVVDASSCTLGIAHEVVPYLTPENKRLHQELTVVDSIVWAAEELLPGLTVHRTIDSAVLHPTCSMRHLGDEEQLRAVAEVCADEVVVPDDAGCCAFAGDRGMLHKELTESATRKEAAAVTSRHFDAHLSANRMCEVGMDHATGRSYYSVLLELERATRPEGS